In Deltaproteobacteria bacterium, a single genomic region encodes these proteins:
- a CDS encoding LLM class flavin-dependent oxidoreductase, whose product MIIGYFTERPYRWVPEEEIFRNEAFFAVSNKYFDREKAADDYNYFLDEYCYAEDLGFDALMLNEHHGNPFCMGSVMNVEASILARITKRAKIVLIGNPLPVIKHPLRMAEELAEIDLISRGRLVTGWVRGAGSEQFFNNANPAYNREYFNEAHDFIIQAWTRPGPWRYEGKHFHYRHVNPWALPYQKPHPQMWIPGVLSPETAQWCAERSYPYMGLVTALGPTCEMWDFYADTAAKHGYQAGPENFGYLMSAFVADTDEKAQELGKGFMFGGGPGAFSRPEHTLPPGYNSRDAIRRLARMPSGGWVGVSSERLKQAQEGKSADDGKDYNEVRRKLMSAYDKAQKDYLMIVGSPKTVIERIKTIMRLLRVSILTVFQVQGTVSNEDRRTSMRLFAQEVMPAVREYAKELDLPDPFERFPGSVKLQAGVARLPVHIPEPAARPFGKLQIGCIVSAHRVVPPFIVHDRSDLLSSQLFCCIARTNHSTRSLPQNFCPA is encoded by the coding sequence ATGATCATTGGCTATTTCACCGAACGCCCGTATCGCTGGGTGCCTGAGGAGGAAATCTTCAGGAATGAAGCTTTCTTTGCGGTGTCGAACAAATATTTTGACCGTGAGAAAGCGGCGGACGACTACAACTACTTCTTGGATGAATACTGTTATGCCGAGGACCTGGGCTTTGACGCCCTCATGCTTAATGAGCATCATGGCAATCCCTTTTGCATGGGCAGCGTGATGAATGTCGAGGCCTCGATCCTCGCTCGCATCACTAAGCGTGCAAAGATTGTGTTGATTGGCAATCCTCTGCCGGTCATCAAGCATCCGCTGCGCATGGCGGAAGAACTGGCCGAAATCGATTTGATTTCCCGTGGACGCTTGGTAACGGGTTGGGTGCGGGGCGCCGGGAGCGAGCAGTTCTTCAACAACGCCAACCCCGCCTACAACCGGGAGTACTTCAACGAAGCACATGACTTCATTATCCAGGCGTGGACGCGACCCGGTCCCTGGCGCTACGAAGGCAAGCACTTCCACTATCGGCACGTCAACCCGTGGGCGCTGCCGTATCAGAAGCCGCACCCGCAGATGTGGATTCCAGGAGTATTGAGTCCCGAAACCGCCCAGTGGTGCGCGGAACGCAGCTACCCGTATATGGGGTTGGTCACGGCGCTGGGGCCGACCTGCGAGATGTGGGACTTCTATGCCGACACTGCGGCCAAGCACGGGTATCAGGCCGGGCCGGAGAACTTCGGCTACCTGATGAGTGCGTTCGTGGCGGATACTGATGAGAAAGCCCAAGAACTCGGCAAAGGCTTTATGTTCGGCGGAGGCCCAGGAGCCTTCTCGCGGCCAGAGCACACTTTACCGCCGGGGTATAATTCGCGGGACGCGATTCGCCGCCTGGCGCGGATGCCAAGCGGTGGCTGGGTGGGTGTCAGCTCGGAGCGGCTTAAACAAGCACAGGAAGGGAAGAGCGCCGACGATGGCAAGGATTACAACGAGGTTCGTCGCAAACTGATGTCAGCCTATGACAAGGCGCAAAAGGACTATCTCATGATTGTCGGATCGCCCAAGACGGTCATTGAGCGGATCAAGACCATCATGCGGCTGCTCCGTGTCAGTATCCTCACCGTCTTTCAGGTGCAAGGCACGGTGAGTAATGAAGATCGGAGGACCAGTATGCGGTTGTTCGCACAAGAGGTGATGCCAGCAGTGAGGGAATACGCCAAAGAGCTGGACCTCCCGGATCCATTCGAGCGCTTCCCAGGGTCGGTCAAGTTGCAAGCGGGTGTCGCACGCCTCCCGGTACATATACCGGAGCCAGCCGCGCGCCCGTTCGGAAAGCTCCAGATAGGCTGTATCGTGTCCGCTCATCGTGTAGTCCCCCCGTTTATTGTTCATGATCGTTCAGATCTTCTTTCCTCTCAACTTTTTTGCTGTATCGCCCGAACCAACCACTCAACGCGATCGTTACCCCAAAATTTCTGTCCCGCGTAG
- a CDS encoding DsbA family protein produces MDRQIVKFYFAYNSPFAFLANTHLKQDLGPFAVTLEYKPVYSSRRGGGPDPNTPKVKYLQEDVRRFADAYGLHLNPGPLADSKKACVGFFFAQAHGCGTAYHDGVYAARWLDGKDIGQDEVLAEIAERCGLSRVEFLAALHDARYEVALTQSNTDAETDGVFGFPFFVYAGQKFWGNDRVEWLVRAIQQKS; encoded by the coding sequence ATGGACCGGCAGATAGTAAAATTTTATTTCGCTTATAACAGCCCCTTCGCTTTCCTGGCGAATACACACCTCAAGCAAGACCTGGGGCCGTTTGCGGTCACGCTGGAGTACAAACCGGTCTACTCTTCGCGGCGCGGCGGCGGGCCTGATCCTAATACCCCGAAAGTAAAATACCTACAGGAAGATGTTCGACGATTTGCTGACGCCTACGGCCTTCACTTAAATCCCGGTCCGCTGGCGGACTCGAAGAAAGCGTGTGTGGGATTTTTCTTCGCCCAAGCTCATGGGTGTGGGACGGCCTATCACGATGGCGTTTACGCCGCCCGGTGGCTCGACGGGAAAGACATCGGGCAGGATGAGGTGCTCGCCGAGATCGCAGAACGCTGCGGCCTCAGTCGGGTGGAGTTCCTGGCCGCCCTTCATGATGCCCGCTACGAGGTGGCCCTGACGCAGAGTAACACCGATGCCGAAACAGATGGAGTCTTCGGCTTTCCCTTTTTCGTCTACGCGGGACAGAAATTTTGGGGTAACGATCGCGTTGAGTGGTTGGTTCGGGCGATACAGCAAAAAAGTTGA